The genomic region GTGGAAGAATTCGCCCGGTGGACGGCCGCTCGGCCTACGTCACGCTCAAGTCTCCGCTGGCCGACGCCGACCGGGTGATCGCGGAATTGCAGTCGCTGTTGCGGCGACAGTCGTGATTTGGTACTTACCGCGACGATAACTAGGACTGTCTGGGCATGGGTCATTGCAGAAAAAGTGACAAGATTAGGCGCTGTTTGAAGTTTTCAGTGTTCAGTTTTCAGTAGGAGCCAAGTTCGTCCTCACTGAACACTGAAAACTTCAAACACTCACTTGAGAGCACGGAAGCTCCACCTTGAAACGCTATCCATACTCCGGTTGGACGCTGTCGATCGTGGCCGTTTGCGCGGCGACTCGCACGGGCGTCGGGCAAGAAGTACCGTCGGGCTATCCCAGCACCGGCGCGCCGCCGCCGATGATTGGCGCGCCGCCGAGCGGTTTGCCGGGTCCGCCGGTGCAACCAGTGGCGGTGTCGCGCCCCGCGGATTGGCCGGGCGGCGAAGCTTTCGGGCCGCCGCAGGATCCCTACGCTAGTAATGCGCCGACGGGCGACGTTCCCTACGATCCCAATAAGTCGCAGTTGATCGCCGGCGCGCAAGTGTTGGCGAACGTCAACTCGGAAGTGATTCTCTATAGCGAAGTCGCCGGCTTTGTGAACGACGTGCTGATCACCAATGCGGACAAAATTCCGCCGGAGCAAGTCGAAAAACAGCGCGAAATGCTGACAGCGATGCGGATGCGGCAGCTCGTCGAAACCAAGCTGCTCTTCGCCGACGCGAAACGCACCATCCGCGGGAAGAACGAAGAAGGCTGGAACAAACTCATCGAGGATGTCGGCAAGGAGTTCGAAGGGCGTGAACTGAAGCGGCAGATGAAGCGTGCCAAGGCCGGTACGCGCGCCGAGTTGGACGCCATGCTCAACAAGATGGGCACGTCGGTCGATCGCGAGAAGCGCAGCTTCGTGGAGCGCGCCATCGCCTCGCAGTGGCTGCAACAACAGACGGAATCCAACGAGGCCGAGTTGCCGCCGCAGGAATTGTGGAAATATTACGCGGACCATGTCGCGGACTATGCGTACCCGGCGGAAGTTCGCTGGGAACACCTGATGACCAAAATGGCCCGCTACGAGGAGTCGGCCTCGCGTAATCGACTGGCCATGATGGGCAATCGGGTCGTGCGCGAAGGAATTCCGCTCCCGGAAGTCGCCAAGCGCGAATCCGAAGGCCCGGACGCTTCGAGTGGCGGGCAACACGATTGGACGAAGCTGGACGATCTCGGCACGGGCGACACCCATGTCTCGGCGGAACTGCGGAATGCCTTGGAAACACTGCCCGTCGGCGGCCTGAGTCAGATTATCGAAGACAGCCAGGGCTATCACATCGTCCGCGTCCTGGAACGCAAACCTGCCGGCCGCACGCCGTTCGATGAAGTTCAGGCGAAAATCAAGGCCAAGCTGCAGCAGGACATCGGCAACAAGAAGATGGACGAATACATCGCCAAGCTCCAAAAGCACTCCACGGTCCGCACCGTCTTTGACGGCACTCCGCTGATGCAGCAACTCGTGGAACAAGAGCAGCGCCAGAAGTTGCGCTAATGCGATTTCCGTAGGTCAGGCTTTCCAGCCTGACGGGTTTGGCGGCTTTTCTTGAATGCTTGAGGTTTGTGCGTCAGGCTGGAAAGCCTGACCTACGACTGAGCCGCTGCCGCTTTCGGGGTTGATTCTTCGTCGGTCGCTTCGGGCGATTCATTGCAGCCTGCGAGGCGTTCCAGCAACTCGGCAAAATTCTGTGCCTGGTCGTGGCGGTTGAAATGGCGGACCACGTACTCGCGCGCGGAGCGTCCCATTTCTATTGCACGCTCGCGGTGCGTTTCCAAATCCACCACCGCCGCCGCCAGCGCTTTTTCGTCTCCCGGCGTGACAAACACGCCGCCGTGGGCTTTTTCGACGACATCGCGAATCACGCCGTCGATGCCGAGGATCGTGGCCCGGCCAGCGGCCATGTAATCGAAGACTTTGTTCGGATACGTCGTGCTGAACAGCTTGATGTTCTGCAACGTCGCGACGCAGGCGTCCGACGCGGCCAACAGGTCTGTCATCTCGGCCTTGGGACGAGAACCCGTGAAGGTGACGTTCGTCAACTTCGAGAGCAGCGCCAACTTCTCCAAATTCGGCCGCTCCTTGCCGTCGCCGGCCAGCAGGAAGTGAATGCGGGGATTATCGCGCAGTCGCTCCGCGGCGCCAATTATGGTGGAGATATCATTCGCCTGGCCCAGGGCGCCGGCGTAGGTCACAACGAACTTATCGCCCAGATTCCACGTCTCGCGCGTGCGCTCGCCACGCGCCTCGGGATTGAACATCGCCGGGTCGACGCCGTTGGGAATCACGGAAACCTTCGCCGCCGGAATTCCCTTCTTGAGCAAATAGTCACGATATGCCGGCGAGTTGACCAGCAAATGATCCGCCCGGGCGTAGAGGAAGCTTTCCAGCCAACGCGAGAGGCGGATCAAGATCGGGTTCTTGAGCACGCCGAGATCGATGGCAAACTCCGGCCAGAGATCGCGGATCTCCAACAGAAATGGCCGGCGCTTCA from Planctomycetia bacterium harbors:
- a CDS encoding glycosyltransferase family 4 protein, which gives rise to MSPIHVLLIHQAFVPPNEPGGTRHYELGRHWVESGNQFTIVTSDCNYLTGKSSVSKRGLVEEQNLDGVRVLRAYTYPSLHKSYFWRIVAFFSFMATSVIASLRAGKIDLVMGTSPSLFQGFSAWVVSVLKRRPFLLEIRDLWPEFAIDLGVLKNPILIRLSRWLESFLYARADHLLVNSPAYRDYLLKKGIPAAKVSVIPNGVDPAMFNPEARGERTRETWNLGDKFVVTYAGALGQANDISTIIGAAERLRDNPRIHFLLAGDGKERPNLEKLALLSKLTNVTFTGSRPKAEMTDLLAASDACVATLQNIKLFSTTYPNKVFDYMAAGRATILGIDGVIRDVVEKAHGGVFVTPGDEKALAAAVVDLETHRERAIEMGRSAREYVVRHFNRHDQAQNFAELLERLAGCNESPEATDEESTPKAAAAQS
- a CDS encoding peptidyl-prolyl cis-trans isomerase, with product MKRYPYSGWTLSIVAVCAATRTGVGQEVPSGYPSTGAPPPMIGAPPSGLPGPPVQPVAVSRPADWPGGEAFGPPQDPYASNAPTGDVPYDPNKSQLIAGAQVLANVNSEVILYSEVAGFVNDVLITNADKIPPEQVEKQREMLTAMRMRQLVETKLLFADAKRTIRGKNEEGWNKLIEDVGKEFEGRELKRQMKRAKAGTRAELDAMLNKMGTSVDREKRSFVERAIASQWLQQQTESNEAELPPQELWKYYADHVADYAYPAEVRWEHLMTKMARYEESASRNRLAMMGNRVVREGIPLPEVAKRESEGPDASSGGQHDWTKLDDLGTGDTHVSAELRNALETLPVGGLSQIIEDSQGYHIVRVLERKPAGRTPFDEVQAKIKAKLQQDIGNKKMDEYIAKLQKHSTVRTVFDGTPLMQQLVEQEQRQKLR